Below is a window of Moraxella nasibovis DNA.
AAATGACAATTAACGCCTAGCCACGCACTGCTTTCACCGCTTCCGCTACCGCTTTTTTAAAGCGAGTGATGACCTCTTGGCACTCGTCCGTAGTAATGGTAATCGGACACAGCAAACGCACCACCGTACCGCCACGACCACCACGCTCTAACAGCAGCTTATTATCAAAGCACGCTTTTTGAATGGCAACGGCAAGCTCCGCGTCGGCAGGGTGTGAACCGATTTGGTCTTTTGGCTGACGCTCATCGACAATCTCGATGCCCGTCATCAGACCACGCCCACGCACATGACCGATACAGCCGAATTCTTGTGCAATTTTACGCAGCTCATCACGCAAAAACTCGCCTTGAATGCGTGAGTTTTCGGTTAGGTTATTATTGCTGATTTCGTTCAAGACATTGTAGCCTGCCGCCATGGCAAGCTGATTGCCACGGAAAGTGCCTGTGTGTCCTGCTGGCGCCCAAGCGTCAAATTTTTTGTTAATCGCCAATACGCAAAGTGGCAAACCGCCGCCCACCGCCTTAGACATGACGACCACATCAGGGACAATCTCGGCGTGTTCAAAGGCAAACATCTTGCCAGAGCGAGCAAAGCCAGCCTGTACTTCGTCTAGGATAAGCACGATGTCATGTTTGGCGGTAACTTCACGGATTTTTTGGAGCCATTTTTTGGGCGCAGGGACAACACCGCCTTCACCTTGAATGGCTTCTAGGATAACGGCAGCGGGTTTTACCACACCACTTTCGACATCCTCGATGAAGTTTTCAAAATAATAAGTCAAAGCGTCCACGCCCGCCTCACCGCCAAGCCCAAGTGGGCAACGGTATTCGTGCGGATATGGCATGAACTGCACGCCCGCCATCAGGTTGCCGACCTTTTCTTTGGCGGACAAATTGCCTGTCATCGCAAGCGAACCGTGCGTCATGCCGTGATAGCCGCCAGAGAATGCGATGACATTGTCGCGCCCTGTGTAGGTTTTGGCAAGCTTGATGGCAGCTTCTGTACCGTCCGCACCCGTTGGGCCGCAGAATTGTAGGACAAAATCTTTTGGAAAAAATGACAACAATTTTTCGGTAAATGCGTCTTTAATCGGCGTGGTAATGTCAAGGGTATGCAGTGGCAAACCGCTTTCTAGCACGTCTTTAATGGCGTTGATTGTGGCAGGGTGATTGTGTCCTAGGGCAAGTGTGCCTGCGCCAGCTAAGCAGTCAAGGTATTCATTACCCTCAACATCTGTTACCCAGCACCCTTGTG
It encodes the following:
- a CDS encoding diaminobutyrate--2-oxoglutarate transaminase, producing MSVHSVNHTPVAAKDGATNEYYLTRQNEMESNVRSYPRKLPLAIAKAQGCWVTDVEGNEYLDCLAGAGTLALGHNHPATINAIKDVLESGLPLHTLDITTPIKDAFTEKLLSFFPKDFVLQFCGPTGADGTEAAIKLAKTYTGRDNVIAFSGGYHGMTHGSLAMTGNLSAKEKVGNLMAGVQFMPYPHEYRCPLGLGGEAGVDALTYYFENFIEDVESGVVKPAAVILEAIQGEGGVVPAPKKWLQKIREVTAKHDIVLILDEVQAGFARSGKMFAFEHAEIVPDVVVMSKAVGGGLPLCVLAINKKFDAWAPAGHTGTFRGNQLAMAAGYNVLNEISNNNLTENSRIQGEFLRDELRKIAQEFGCIGHVRGRGLMTGIEIVDERQPKDQIGSHPADAELAVAIQKACFDNKLLLERGGRGGTVVRLLCPITITTDECQEVITRFKKAVAEAVKAVRG